The following are encoded in a window of Brachyhypopomus gauderio isolate BG-103 chromosome 18, BGAUD_0.2, whole genome shotgun sequence genomic DNA:
- the LOC143481832 gene encoding uncharacterized protein LOC143481832 yields the protein MLSSLCLLIILVHLSESCTVVKSSQAVYIRAHVGESVLLPCSCTNTHTTPERFTWEKLNTNRNTWDVISSESEQYRNRVQLGTAHFPGNHSLLISHLTEEDEGEYRCDLGGQEHTDMILTVEGSSDTLNKRFLIAIPVLLLFLGLGVIFWPFKVQRHGQTATREGQTGQRREQQTQDNVMYSTIEYSNTARTVPEITYTK from the exons ATGCTGTCGAGTTTGTGTCTTCTCATCATTCTTGTTCATTTATCTGAAA GCTGCACTGTGGTAAAAAGTTCTCAAGCCGTTTACATCAGAGCTCATGTAGGAGAGTCAGTACTGCTGCCCTGTtcctgcaccaacacacacaccacacctgagAGATTCACCTGGGAGAAACTcaacacaaacagaaacacatgGGACGTGATCTCCAGTGAGAGTGAACAGTACAGAAACAGAGTTCAGCTGGGTACTGCTCACTTTCCAGGAAATCACTCTCTACTCATATCACACCTGACTGAAGAGGATGAGGGAGAATACAGGTGTGATCTTGGAGGACAGGaacacacagacatgatacTCACTGTGGAAG GCTCCTCGGACACCTTAAACAAGCGCTTCCTCATTGCTATTCCTGTTTTGCTGCTGTTTTTGGGACTCGGAGTCATATTTTGGCCAttcaaag TTCAGAGGCACGGACAGACGGCAACCAGAGAGGGACAaacaggacagaggagagagcagCAGACACAG GACAATGTGATGTACTCTACAATAGAATACAGTAACACAGCCAGAACTGTCCCAGAGATAACCTACACAAAATAA